ATGATATCGGAATTTATATTGGCGAAGAAAGATTACTATGAAATTTTGGGCGTGCCAAAAAATTCTTCTGACCGGCAAATAAAGAAGGCGTTTCACAAACTTGCAATGAAATACCACCCGGATAAAAATAAAAGTCCTAATGCAGAGGCAAAGTTCAGGGAAATTGCAGAAGGTAAGAGCTGTAAATGGATTTTGTTTGTGTGGCTCTTTTATTTGCATTATCTGTTGATATAGATTTTATCCTTGTGGGAAGATTACAGTTCCAGCACAAAATTTAAACCAATCCTCCCAAAATAATCTCATCTATATCTATTCCTTATCAAATGGTGGTTTACAGGGACCAAAATGACCTTCCCATGCATTTCTAACCTCTTGCCAGTGTTATCCtttctttacccccccccccccccccccccacatccaatCAAAGAAATTCTGGCCTCTCAACATGCCATCCTGTGCTTTgtatgtccattctatctatctaTTCTGGACTTCTTAAGGCACTCTTTCTAAAACCTACAATTTTATACAGGACTTTGACCAGTCTGCTAATTGTGATTCTAGTGTAGATATATAGTATTGACTAGTATAAATATAGTTTGTATATTTATTTGGAGTCACAactcagaataggcccttccggcccttttgagctgcaccaccagctacccctgatttaaccctatcctgaccacaggacaatttacaaagaccaattaacctactaaccggtacgcctttggactgtgggaggaaactcacaaacttcttacagaggacgctggaattgaactcttgcAAGACATCGACGCCTTGAACTGTAATAttattgcgctaactgctacgcgATCACGACATCCACAAGTTTCTGCGTAACTGAGTTAcgttctttttttttacagcatATGAAGTCCTTTCAGATGAGAAGAAAAGGAAAGAATATGATCACATGGGTCATCAATTTTTCAATGCAGGCGGCGGTGGCCATCAAACTAgttcttttaattttaattttgatGACTTTCTTAAGGATTTTGACTTTGATTTTGGCCACAGAGCACATCACAAGAAACATTTCAACAGTCACTTCAGGGCACATCAAGAAGCACAAAATGCACATAGGTTTTCTTTTGGAGATAGACAGTTTCCTTTTGGAGGTGGGTTGTTTGATGATGTATTTGAAGACATGGAAAAGATGTTCTCATTCAACACTTTTGGcagcacacacaagcacacagtgAGAACTGAGAAGTTTCAAAGCACTGGGAAGCAGCACTGCAAGACTGTCACGCAGCGGCGAGGGAACATGGTCACCACGTACACGGACTGTTCAGTGCCGTAAATTTAAATGGAAGTACAACAAATGTAACAGTGTGGTTGACAGCTTTTATGTGTCATGGTTTGTTTCCCATGCAGAGTGTCAAGAATGGCAGTAGCTGAGCTGACTTGcacaaaaaaaaagttttccTGTTAGTTTTTGAGGCCCTTCATAGAAATTATTGGGTGCAATGATCTAATTCAAGCTAGAAAATGTACTTGGCAGTAGTATACACTTTCTTAGTAAAGTTCCAAATGTATGAATAAAGCAATAGTAACAATTGTAGTAACAGCTAGCTCCGGAAGTTAAAGTAACAGGTTTAAAAGAAATAATTATGCAGCAGTTTACTCAAATGCGTCTGCATTTGCTTAATTCTAAAGTATCACATGCATTTTAAGTTCAAGAGAAGATTTTGTCATTACAGGACAAATGAAGTCCTGTCCTAATCGCTTGACTTAGTTACCAGCTTACcagtttttttaaagaaatatgaGCTACCATATTTTGTCTTTGATTTCTGAATGTGAATGCTAAACCCATGCCTTACTGCTTTTGTTTCACGGCTTGAAAGGTCTTCACACTTGATGTAATTTTGGATTTGCTATATTGCCGTGACTTTTTGGGCCTTAGATTTGAAAATAATTGCATTGCAAAAGCATATATTGTGAGGAAATGCCTTGTTTGAATCTGAACAGTTGGTATAGCAAAATCGAGCATTTAGTTAAAACTTGTTAATTTGAAATTGTATACATTAAGAAAATTAAAATATGAAGACTTAATTCCTGCGGAGTTCAAAGTGCTGAATAAAATCACATTTTAATATAGAAATTAGAATTTAATTTCAAACAATACCTAAACTGGGTTCTATAAAAATAATATTTACAAATTTATAAACCATAGCATGTTTTTCTGATAAAAGATCAACTTTCAAATTGTGTGTAGGTGAGGATAAGTTCCATTCCTCAGATCCATATTGATTTTTGTTGTGTTATCTAGCTAACAACAAGCTATTTAAATTGTTCTTAAATAACTACAGTTAACATGTACTCTGGCATGTTTAGCAAACTTGTATTACTTAAAAGATGTTTAGTTACATTGTGATCAGTTGCCCTGTCTCCATCTTTTAGGTTAGAGTGTACAGAGTTTATAAAATCTGGATTACCTCATTTCATTTTCTGAAAAACAGGTGAAGAACTGTTTTCTGTCCAGTGTGCAATATTAGCAAGCAGAGACCTGTTCCTGGATTGCAGACTCCATTAGTTTTTAAAATTGTGATATGTGTCCAAAATGTCAGCACTTTTCCAAAATGCACTTGTTAAATAAATCCAGTTGATAAGACCTTGTATTGTTTAAATAAACACTTTTCCCATGGTTTCTTTGAGGTTTGAATATGCAAAAATTCTTTCAATGGTACTCTTACATGGTATATCTTTTTTATTACCACTACTTTGCTAAAGTTTGATAGAActtgtcatttttttttgttcaagACTCTTACCTCAATAATTTCAATGTACTCCTCTACCATTTGAGTGGAGAGTCTCAGGGCCACAATCACATTCTCAATGTTTCTATCCAAAAAGATTTGCATTTTAACACTGGTAGTTTTAACACCAGTTTCTCCTGTCTTTTAGTACATCTCTGAAGTTTTTCTGTGCTACTAGCAATGAATAGGAATCAAGTTTATATTCCCTGacacttgtgaaatttgttttgcacaagcagtacagtacaagctgTTGATTACTGAGGCCCTCTGTTGATGTTACTTCTTAGCTTCCCcacatgatacacaagccagggcaatgCAATTTGGTCAGCAAGCTATTGACCATGCAGCTGTCTCCCTCTCCACATAGCTGTTGAATCCAAAGGAGCGACAGAGACtgatacaatttggcaccagcagcatcacaggagttgccagtcagcaatgAACTCAATATAGGACTTCCTTAGCGATTCTGGCTATgcatttttccttggggtttactcccatgGCCTTGCACATGAGTGGacatagccacaaggcagcggaggtttgagatcagttttccttctagatgagctgtcaaccacgGCTGCCGAGTCTCATCtgtctgaagcgactggttttaaagcACCAGTAGCCTGCATTTGCTGCTGCTCCTGTCTGTAGAAATGGTTCTCCTGGGATTAGTAGCTTGGCCACACATGAAGGctaggagctggacttagttTTAAGAAGCTGTTTGAAATGCAGGGTATGGGAGCACTTAATAGATAATGGGAGCTTAtacccactaccacccctggccataACAGCCTTAAGGACCAGTGTAAATTAACTATAAGCTATACTTGAGACATTGACTGCGGATCTTCAGTACTACTTCCCCAATGATAGTAACACAGAGAAGGAAAATACACCCCCTGTTGTCATCATCATCAGTATGTGTATAATGTGGGC
This DNA window, taken from Hypanus sabinus isolate sHypSab1 chromosome 8, sHypSab1.hap1, whole genome shotgun sequence, encodes the following:
- the LOC132398587 gene encoding dnaJ homolog subfamily B member 9-like gives rise to the protein MATAQSVFAFAVCILMISEFILAKKDYYEILGVPKNSSDRQIKKAFHKLAMKYHPDKNKSPNAEAKFREIAEAYEVLSDEKKRKEYDHMGHQFFNAGGGGHQTSSFNFNFDDFLKDFDFDFGHRAHHKKHFNSHFRAHQEAQNAHRFSFGDRQFPFGGGLFDDVFEDMEKMFSFNTFGSTHKHTVRTEKFQSTGKQHCKTVTQRRGNMVTTYTDCSVP